The window CCCCGCCCACGCTGCTCGCGTTGGGCACCGGACAGGTGGGCATTCTACTGGGCCTCGGCGATCACACCACCGCTGTGCTGTCGCTGACTCGCGCCATGGGCGTGCTGATCATCACCATCACCGTGAGCTGGCTGCTGCTGGCCGTGCTGCGGGGCCGGTTGCATCCGGTCGGCGGCCTGGGTGTCGCCCTGGGCGCAACGGTCCTGCTGTTCCCCGTCGTGCAGCCGTGGTATCTGCTGTGGGCGATCATCCCGCTGGCCGCCTGGGCCACTCGGCCGGGATTCCGTATCGCGACGATCGCGGTGACCCTCATCGTCGGCATCTTCGGCCCGACCGCCAACGGCGACCGCTTCGCACTGTTCCAGATCATCGACGCCACCCTGGCCAGCACGGTGATCGTGCTGCTGCTGATCGCGCTGACCCTCAACCGGCTGCCGTGGCGCAACGTGCCGGGCACCACCGAGACCTTCAGCGGCCAGGAGCCCGCCCCCGCGCCGACCGAGCCGCCCACGCCGCGCCCGGCGGCGGACGCCTACGCTGAGTCCCCGTGAGTCCTGGCTCCGATACCCCCGTGCGGCTGCGCGGGGTCACCAAGCGCTACGGGTCGACAACGGCAGTGTCGGACCTGGATCTCGACGTGCACGCCGCCGAGGTGCTGGCGTTGCTCGGCCCGAACGGGGCCGGCAAGACCACGACGGTCGAGATGTGCGAGGGATTCGTGCGGCCCGACTCCGGCACCATCGAGGTGTTGGGCCTGGACCCGGTGGCCGACAATGCCCGCGTCCGCGAACGGATTGGCGTCATGCTGCAGGGCGGCGGCGGGTACCCGGCGGCCCGCGCCGGCGAAATGCTCAAGCTGGTCGCCTCCTATGCCGCCAACCCGCTCGACCCGGCCTGGCTGCTGGAAACCCTCGGACTCACCGACGCCGCCCGCACCACCTACCGCCGGCTGTCGGGCGGACAGCAGCAGCGCCTTGCCCTGGCGTGCGCGCTGGTCGGCCGGCCGGAGCTGGTGTTCCTTGACGAGCCGACCGCGGGTATGGACGCCCATGCGCGGCTGGTGGTCTGGGAGCTGATCGACGCGCTGCGCCGTGACGGTGTGACGGTGGTACTGACCACCCACCAACTCAAGGAGGCCGAGGAACTGGCCGACCGGATCGTCATCATCGACCACGGCTCCTCGGTCGCAGCCGGCACACCCGCGGAGCTGATGCACAACGGGGCGGAAGGTCAGCTGCGGTTCAGCGCGCCGCGGCGGCTGGACCTGTCGCTGTTGATCTCCGCACTGCCGGAGAACTACTCGGCCAAAGAAGCTTCGCCGGGCGAGTACCTGGTCGAGGGTCAGATCGACCCGCAGGTGCTGGCGACGGTGACGGCCTGGTGCGCCCGGCTCAACGTGCTGACCACCGAGGTCCGGGTCGAGCAGCGCAGCCTCGAGGATGTGTTCCTGGACCTGACGGGCAAGGAGCTGCGGCCATGACGGAGCTCTTCCCCGCGGGCACCTTCCGCCCCGATCCGCGACCCAACAGCGTGCCGCGGATGCTGGCGGCCCAGTACGGCCTGGAGCTGAGGCTGTTGCTGCGCAACGGCGAACAGTTGCTGCTGACGATGTTCATCCCGATCACGCTGCTGATCGGGCTCACGCTGCTGCCGCTGGGCTCGTTCGGCGAGCATCGCGTCGGGGTGTTCGTACCGGCCATCATGGCGCTGGCCGTCATCTCCACTGCGCTCACCGGGCAGGCCATCGCCGTCGCGTTCGACCGCCGATACGGCGCGCTCAAACGCCTGGGCGCCACCGCCCTGCCGGTGTGGGGCATCATCGCCGGCAAGTCGCTCGCGGTGGTGACGGTGGTGTTCCTGCAGGCGCTGCTGCTCGGCGGCATCGGCCTTGCCCTGGGTTGGCGGCCCCATCCGGCAGGGCTTCTGCTCGGCGCGGTGATCATCGCGCTGGGCACCGCGGGATTCGCCGCGATGGGCCTGCTGCTCGGCGGAACCCTGCGTGCCGAGATCGTGCTCGCGGTCGCCAACCTGCTGTGGTTCGTGTTCGCCGGGCTGGGCGCGCTGACGCTGGAGACGGGCGCGATCCCGCGCGGGGTGTCGTGGGTGGCGCGGCTGACGCCGTCGGGGGCATTGACCGAGGCGCTGTCGCAGGCGATGGCCTTGTCGGTCGACTGGTTCGGCATCGCGGTGCTCGCGGTCTGGGGTGGGCTGTCGGCGCTGGCCGCGCTGCGCTGGTTCCGCTTCACCTGAGGGGTTCCGATCGCCCAACTACGGGGCGTAGTTGGGCGTCCTCTACGATCGGGCCGTGCCCGTCGGACGGTTTTTCCAGCGGTTGGTGGACCTGCTTCCGTTGCCGAGCCTGCGCACGCAGCGCATCATCGCCGCGGCGGTCATTCTCACCCAGGCCGGAATCGCGGTCACCGGCTCGATCGTCCGGGTGACGTCCTCCGGCCTCGGTTGCCCGACCTGGCCGCAGTGCTTCCCCGGCAGCTTCACCCCCGTCCCGCACGCCGAAGTCCCCCGAATCCACCAGGCCGTCGAGTTCGGCAACCGGATGATCACCTTTCTCGTCGTGATCACCGCGATCCTCGCGGTGCTGGCCGTCACGCGGGCGGGCCGGCGCCGCGAGGTGCTCGTCTACGCGTGGCTGATGCCGGCCTCGACCGTGCTGCAGGCGGTGATCGGCGGCGTCACCGTGCTCACCGGCCTGCTGTGGTGGACGGTCGCCGTGCACCTGCTGGCCTCGATGCTGATGGTCTGGCTGGCCACCCTGCTCTACGTCAAGATCGGCGAACCCGACGACGGCATCCCGACGGCGCTGGTGCCGAAACCCTTGCGGCACTTGACCTTACTGAGCGCGCTCGCGCTGTCCGCGACCCTGGTCACGGGGACCACGGTGACGGGCGCGGGCCCGCACGCCGGCGACAAGAGCCCGCAGCGGATCGTGCCGCGTCTCGAGGTGGAGATCCTCACGCTGGTGCACGCGCACTCCGCGTTCCTGTTCATCTATCTGTCGCTGCTGATCGGTCTGGGCGCCGGCCTGCTGGCCGTTTACGCACCACGGCTGATCATGCGCCGGCTCTCGGTGCTGGTCGTCGTGGTGATCGCCCAGGGCTTGCTCGGGGCTGTCCAGTTCTTCACCGGGGTGCCGGCCGTGCTGGTGGCCTTCCACGTCGCCGGTGCGGCGGCCTGTACCGCGGCGACCGCGGCGCTATGGGCGTCGATGCGACAGCGGACCGAGCCCAAGACGCTCCAGAGCTGACTCGACACACAACGCGAACTGTCGCTGCTGTGACTCCCGGGCGTTCTCGTCGAGTTGGCGCCAGCCCAGCGACGGTTCGATCAGCTCGAGTTCCAGAAGTAGCGGGTCGTCGGCGCCCCCGATGAGATCGACCCGTGCGTACAGCAGCTCGTCGATGGCAAGCCCGAGGTGTCCGGCGGCGGCTTCCAACGCGGCGTGGGCGACCTCCCACATCTCGAAGTCCGGGTCGGCCGGCGTCAGCGACTCCTCGGCGAAGGTGCCGGACTCGTCGAGCTCGGGCAGCCTGCCCTCCGGGGGCAGCATCGGCCCCTTGGTGAAGGCGTGCGACTGTGCACCGCCGAGGAAGACCAGCGCGGTCTCCCCCGCCTCCACGCGCGCGTCGTAGGGCTGCACCAGCACGGTGCGCCCGCTGTCCTGCAGGGCGGCGGCATGTTCGCGGGCGGCCGCACGGTCGGTGAACCGGCGGGTGTCGACCGAGCCGGCACCGATCGCCGGCTTGACGACGATCTCGCCCCGGGGCAGGCGAACCTTCTCCCCCGGTGCGAAGAAGTACGACGGCAGGGTCGGCACACCGGCGGCGGCCAGGTCGTCGAGGTAGCGCTTGTCGCTGTTCCAGGCCACTACCTGCGGCGCGTTGAGCAGGTTGCGCACCCGCGCGGCCCAGGCCAGGAACTCTTCGCGCCGCGCGGCGTAGTCCCACGTCGCCCGCAGGATCACCAGATCCGCGGCTTCGGTCTGCGGGTCGTCCCACGACAGCCACCGCGCGTGCAGCCCGCGCCGGCGCAGCGCATCGACGAGGCCGGCGTCGTCGCCGTCGCCGTCCACCAGCTGCGGGCAGCCGGCCAGAACGATCCTGGGATGGAACACATCGGGGCGGGCCAGCTTCATGCCGTTCTCACACCGGGGATGATAATGACATGCACGCAATCGAAATCGCCCAGACAGGCGGTCCGGAGGTCCTCAGCTACGTCGAGAAGCCGAAACCCGAACCGGGCCCGGGCGAGGTGCTCATCGAGGCCGACGCCATCGGCGTCAACTACATCGACACCTACTTCCGGTCTGGCCTGTACCCGCGCGAAGTCCCGTTCGTGGTCGGCACGGAGGTGTGCGGGACGGTCGCGGCGGTGGGCGACGACGTCGCGGCGATCAAGCCCGGCGATCGGGTGGTCACCGCGAACGCCTCCGGCGCCTACGCCGAATTCTGCACGGCACCAGCGGATTTCGTTGCCTACGTGCCCGATGCCGTGCAGTCCGACGAGGTTGCCTCGGCACTGCTCAAGGGTATGACGGCGCACTATCTGATCAAGTCGGTCTACGCCGTGCAGGCCCGCGACTTCCTGCTCGTGCACGCCGGCGCCGGCGGCGTCGGGCTGATCCTCACCCAGTGGGCCACCAGCCTGGGCGCGCGGGTGATCACCACGGCTTCCACGCCCGACAAGGCGGAGCTGTCGCGGCGGGCGGGTGCCGTCGAGGTGCTCGACTACCCCGAGAACACCGCCGAGTTCGCCGCCAAGATCCGGGATCTGACCAATGGTCGCGGTGTCGCCGCGGTCTACGACGGGGTCGGCAAGACCACGTTCGACGCCAGCCTGGCCAGCTTGGCGGTCCGCGGCACGCTGGCGTTGTTCGGTGCGTCCAGTGGACCGGTGCCGCCGGTGGACCCGCAGCGACTCAACGCGGCCGGCTCGGTCTACCTGACCCGGCCCAACCTCGCGCACTTCACCCGGACGGCCGACGAGTTCGCCTGGCGTGCAGGCGAAGTGCTTGATGCCATTGCCGACGGCTCGATCACGATCACCATCGGCGGGCACTACCCGCTGGCCGATGCGGCACAAGCCCACCGCGACCTGCAAGGCCGCAAGACGACCGGTTCGATCGTGTTGGTGCCCTAGGGGAAGATCGTGGGCAGGGCGATCGCCGAGTCGACCGCGAGAGCGACGAACACCACGGCCAGGTAGTTGTTCGACTGCAGGAACAGTCGCAGCGGCTTGACGGACTCACCGCGGCGTACACCCGCATGCAGACGATGGGCCATCACCAGGAACCACGCCCCGGCCAGGGTGGCCACCGACGCGTACAGCCATCCGGCGCCCGGGATCAGCGCCAGCGTGGCGAGAACCGTCAGCCAGGTGTAGATCACGATCTGCTTGGTCACCTGCTGCTCGGTGGCGACCACGGGCAGCATCGGCACGCCGGCGGCGCGGTAGTCGTCCTTGTACTTCATGGCCAGCGCCCAGGTGTGCGGCGGCGTCCAGAAGAAGATGATCGCGAACATCACCAGCGCCTGCCAGCCGATGGTGCCGGTCACCGCCGACCAGCCGATCATCACCGGCATGCAGCCCGCGGCCCCACCCCACACCACGTTCTGCGAGGTGCGGCGCTTGAGCACCAGCGTGTAGATGAGCACGTAGAAGGCGATTGTGGCGGCGGCCAGATGCGCCGAGAGCATGTTGGTGGTCCACCACAGCCAGAAGAACGAGGCGACCGAGAGTGCCAGCCCGAACACCAGCGCATGGCTGCGCGGCACCGTGGCCCGGGCCAACGGCCGACGCTCGGTGCGCTTCATCAGCTTGTCGATGTCGGCATCGGCCACACAGTTCAGCGCGTTAGCGCCTGCTGCGGCGAGCATCCCACCGAACAAGGTGTTGAGGATCAGCAGCGGGTCGACGCTGCCCCGGTGGGCCAGCAGCATGGCCGGGATGGTGGTGACGAGCAGCAGCTCGATCACCCGCGGTTTGGTCAGGGCTAGATAGCCCAGCATCCGGTCGCGGAATCGAACGGGCGCGCCCTCGACGAGGTGCACTTCACGAACTCTCACGCAGCTGACTCCTGACACGCGGCGGCGAAGCCGACGATCTACTACATACGATGGTAGACCGGCCGGCCCCAGACCGGAGCCGAAGGGTCGATTCACGGCGATTCCACCTCGGTGATGCGCTGGGACCCGCAAAGCTTCACCTGCGGGTCACGCTGCTGGGAGCACACTGCAATAGCACCCCATCCGGCACTAGGGTGAAGACGACCCCAGCTTGCCAGCACTCTGACGACGCCAGGAGTGAGTTAGTGACCACACTCGAACAGATTTCCGCGCTGACCCAGCCACACCATCCGGACGACTGGAGCGGTATCGACTCGCTGGCCGTCGATACGGTGCGGGTTTTGGCCGCCGATGCGGTCCAGAAGGTGGGCAACGGACACCCCGGCACGGCGATGAGCCTGGCGCCGTTGGCCTACACGCTGTTCCAGCGGGTGATGCGGCACGACCCCAGCGACACCCACTGGCTGGGTCGCGACCGCTTCATCCTGTCCTGCGGGCACAGCAGCCTCACGTTGTACTTACAGCTGTACCTCGGCGGATTCGGCCTCGAACTCTCCGACATCGAGTCGCTGCGCACCTGGGGTTCCAAGACGCCGGGCCACCCGGAATTCCGGCACACCCTCGGCGTGGAGATCACCACCGGTCCGCTTGGACAGGGCCTGTCCTCCGCGGTCGGGATGGCGATGGCCGCCCGCTACGAGCGCGGCCTGTTCGACCCGGACGCTCCGGCCGGCACCAGCCCGTTCGACCACTACATCTATGTGATCGCCTCCGACGGTGACATCGAGGAGGGCGTCACCAGCGAGGCCTCGTCGCTGGCGGGCACTCAGCAGCTGGGCAACCTGATCGTCTTCTACGACCGCAATCAGATCTCCATCGAGCACGACACCAACATCGCGCTGTCCGAGGACACCCTCGAGCGCTACCGCGCCTACGGCTGGCACGTCCAGGAAGTCGAGGGCGGTGAGAACGTCGTCGGCGTCGAGAAGGCGATCGCCGAAGCCAAGAAGGTCACCGACAAACCGTCGTTCATCTCGGTGCGCACGATCATCGGCTATCCGGCGCCGACGAAGATGAACACCGGCGGTGTGCACGGCTCGGCACTGGGCGAGGAGGAGGTGGCCGCCACCAAGAGGGTGCTCGGCTTCGACCCGGACAAGACGTTCGAGGTGCGCCCCGAGGTCATCGAGCACACCCGCAAGCTCGTCGACCGCGGCCGGGAGGCCCGTGAGAAGTGGCAGGGCGACTTCGACGCCTGGGCGCAGCGCGAACCGGAACGCAAGGCGCTGCTGGACCGGCTGACGGCCCGGGAGCTGCCCGACGGGTGGGACGCCGACATCACCTACTGGGAGCCGGGCTCCAAGGCGGTGGCCACCCGGGCGGCCTTCGGTCAGGTGCTCAACGACGTCGCGCCGAAACTGCCCGAATTGTGGGGTGGCTCAGCGGATCTCGCGGGCAGCAACAACACCACCATCAAGGGTGTGAAGTCGTTCGGGCCGCCGTCGATCTCCACGGCGGACTTCACCGCCGACTGGTATGGCCGGGTGCTGCACTTCGGTATTCGCGAACACGCGATGGGCTCGATCCTGTCCGGCATCGTGCTGCACG is drawn from Candidatus Mycolicibacterium alkanivorans and contains these coding sequences:
- a CDS encoding quinone oxidoreductase family protein; its protein translation is MHAIEIAQTGGPEVLSYVEKPKPEPGPGEVLIEADAIGVNYIDTYFRSGLYPREVPFVVGTEVCGTVAAVGDDVAAIKPGDRVVTANASGAYAEFCTAPADFVAYVPDAVQSDEVASALLKGMTAHYLIKSVYAVQARDFLLVHAGAGGVGLILTQWATSLGARVITTASTPDKAELSRRAGAVEVLDYPENTAEFAAKIRDLTNGRGVAAVYDGVGKTTFDASLASLAVRGTLALFGASSGPVPPVDPQRLNAAGSVYLTRPNLAHFTRTADEFAWRAGEVLDAIADGSITITIGGHYPLADAAQAHRDLQGRKTTGSIVLVP
- a CDS encoding heme o synthase, encoding MRVREVHLVEGAPVRFRDRMLGYLALTKPRVIELLLVTTIPAMLLAHRGSVDPLLILNTLFGGMLAAAGANALNCVADADIDKLMKRTERRPLARATVPRSHALVFGLALSVASFFWLWWTTNMLSAHLAAATIAFYVLIYTLVLKRRTSQNVVWGGAAGCMPVMIGWSAVTGTIGWQALVMFAIIFFWTPPHTWALAMKYKDDYRAAGVPMLPVVATEQQVTKQIVIYTWLTVLATLALIPGAGWLYASVATLAGAWFLVMAHRLHAGVRRGESVKPLRLFLQSNNYLAVVFVALAVDSAIALPTIFP
- a CDS encoding ABC transporter permease — its product is MTELFPAGTFRPDPRPNSVPRMLAAQYGLELRLLLRNGEQLLLTMFIPITLLIGLTLLPLGSFGEHRVGVFVPAIMALAVISTALTGQAIAVAFDRRYGALKRLGATALPVWGIIAGKSLAVVTVVFLQALLLGGIGLALGWRPHPAGLLLGAVIIALGTAGFAAMGLLLGGTLRAEIVLAVANLLWFVFAGLGALTLETGAIPRGVSWVARLTPSGALTEALSQAMALSVDWFGIAVLAVWGGLSALAALRWFRFT
- a CDS encoding COX15/CtaA family protein, coding for MPVGRFFQRLVDLLPLPSLRTQRIIAAAVILTQAGIAVTGSIVRVTSSGLGCPTWPQCFPGSFTPVPHAEVPRIHQAVEFGNRMITFLVVITAILAVLAVTRAGRRREVLVYAWLMPASTVLQAVIGGVTVLTGLLWWTVAVHLLASMLMVWLATLLYVKIGEPDDGIPTALVPKPLRHLTLLSALALSATLVTGTTVTGAGPHAGDKSPQRIVPRLEVEILTLVHAHSAFLFIYLSLLIGLGAGLLAVYAPRLIMRRLSVLVVVVIAQGLLGAVQFFTGVPAVLVAFHVAGAAACTAATAALWASMRQRTEPKTLQS
- the tkt gene encoding transketolase translates to MTTLEQISALTQPHHPDDWSGIDSLAVDTVRVLAADAVQKVGNGHPGTAMSLAPLAYTLFQRVMRHDPSDTHWLGRDRFILSCGHSSLTLYLQLYLGGFGLELSDIESLRTWGSKTPGHPEFRHTLGVEITTGPLGQGLSSAVGMAMAARYERGLFDPDAPAGTSPFDHYIYVIASDGDIEEGVTSEASSLAGTQQLGNLIVFYDRNQISIEHDTNIALSEDTLERYRAYGWHVQEVEGGENVVGVEKAIAEAKKVTDKPSFISVRTIIGYPAPTKMNTGGVHGSALGEEEVAATKRVLGFDPDKTFEVRPEVIEHTRKLVDRGREAREKWQGDFDAWAQREPERKALLDRLTARELPDGWDADITYWEPGSKAVATRAAFGQVLNDVAPKLPELWGGSADLAGSNNTTIKGVKSFGPPSISTADFTADWYGRVLHFGIREHAMGSILSGIVLHGPTRAFGGTFLQFADYMRPAVRLASLMDIDTIYIWTHDSIGLGEDGPTHQPIEHLAALRAIPKLSVVRPGDPNETAYAWRSIIARANGSGPVGFILTRQGVPVLEGTSAEGVARGGYVLGGGSPADDADVIIIATGSELQLAVEAQKMLADKDIRAYVVSMPCVEWFESQPQEYRDRVLPPDVSARVAVEAGIAQSWYKFVGDTGEIISIEHYGESADDKTLFREFGFTPEAVAAAAERAIDN
- a CDS encoding ABC transporter ATP-binding protein; the protein is MRLRGVTKRYGSTTAVSDLDLDVHAAEVLALLGPNGAGKTTTVEMCEGFVRPDSGTIEVLGLDPVADNARVRERIGVMLQGGGGYPAARAGEMLKLVASYAANPLDPAWLLETLGLTDAARTTYRRLSGGQQQRLALACALVGRPELVFLDEPTAGMDAHARLVVWELIDALRRDGVTVVLTTHQLKEAEELADRIVIIDHGSSVAAGTPAELMHNGAEGQLRFSAPRRLDLSLLISALPENYSAKEASPGEYLVEGQIDPQVLATVTAWCARLNVLTTEVRVEQRSLEDVFLDLTGKELRP
- a CDS encoding ATP-grasp domain-containing protein, with amino-acid sequence MKLARPDVFHPRIVLAGCPQLVDGDGDDAGLVDALRRRGLHARWLSWDDPQTEAADLVILRATWDYAARREEFLAWAARVRNLLNAPQVVAWNSDKRYLDDLAAAGVPTLPSYFFAPGEKVRLPRGEIVVKPAIGAGSVDTRRFTDRAAAREHAAALQDSGRTVLVQPYDARVEAGETALVFLGGAQSHAFTKGPMLPPEGRLPELDESGTFAEESLTPADPDFEMWEVAHAALEAAAGHLGLAIDELLYARVDLIGGADDPLLLELELIEPSLGWRQLDENARESQQRQFALCVESALERLGLGPLSHRRP